DNA sequence from the Parasphingorhabdus cellanae genome:
AAACCGGCAATGTCGGTATGGATGATGCAGTCTTCGACCGGCAGTTTCGGGTCGGCCAACGCGTCCATAAGACCTTTGCTACCTTCGAGGCCCAAGCTGGAAAGGATGCTAGGCTTGGCGAAATCGGCATCGACTAGCAGCACTTCATTATCTTTCTCTGCCGCTATGGAAAGCGCCAAATTCAATGCGCAGAATGTCTTGCCCTCATTGGGGTGTGCTGAACAGATCAATATGCGTTCACCATGCGGCAACGCGGCTTGCTTTGAAGTGCCCTTGGCCGCCATCAGCAATTGGCGCTTGATGATCCGAAACTCTTCGGAAATTCCGCTGACAGGCCCGTCCGGAACAACAAAACCAGCTTCCCGCAGTTTATCACGATCAACAATGACATGAGGGCCATGATAAGCGGCCGCCCGTTGCGGGGTCGTCGATATAACCTGCCCAGCACTTGCCGCTTCCGGCGGCAGAATATCTGGTCCGTAGTTCTTCGAAGATCCCGCTTTTTTTGACGGCACATAATCATAAACTTGCGCAGCCCGTTCAAGCAGTGAGCTGGATTTGCTGAGGGGGTTATATTTGTTCATGTTCTCTCCTCAAGCCACCATG
Encoded proteins:
- a CDS encoding AAA family ATPase; translated protein: MNKYNPLSKSSSLLERAAQVYDYVPSKKAGSSKNYGPDILPPEAASAGQVISTTPQRAAAYHGPHVIVDRDKLREAGFVVPDGPVSGISEEFRIIKRQLLMAAKGTSKQAALPHGERILICSAHPNEGKTFCALNLALSIAAEKDNEVLLVDADFAKPSILSSLGLEGSKGLMDALADPKLPVEDCIIHTDIAGLAILPAGEQTNADTEYLASSRTQEVLNRLTQNNPNRIVIFDSPPALSASPASVLATHVGQVVMIVKADETEETALRDALSLMAGCDNIQLLLNGTKFSPTGRSFGSYYGYGE